The DNA window GCCGTCATGCATCTGCATTCATCCCCAATGCGGTGCTTGTGGGCAGCTATTTGTACCCGGTGACCATATTGTCGCTTGTGAGACGGGATACCCAGCACGCAACAAGATGTTGAGACTGACATGTATCCAGTGCTCTTTAGGAACACTACATGTCTCGTGTATGATGCGTGCAAGTTTTCAGCCAAAGGATATGCTCAGCAACCGGAAAGAGGCAATCACACATTCTACAAGATGCCGGACCGTCCTCTCACCACCGACGCGGAAGAAAGCATCACGATGCATACGGATTGTTTCAAGTTGTGCCACCAGGCGTTTAAAAGCTATACGCGCGACTCCTCATACAAGGGTGACCCCAAAGAAGAATTCAGACGCCTATGGCTAGCCGCAACTTGGCGATATGCTTGGAAAAGCATGCCACCTCTCAAGTTGCCGAGCCATAGTACTCTTATAGACCCGTCTCCTAGCCTTATAAGCAAGCTCTGTGGCTTCAAGAAGGAGTTTCTTCCAGAGATTGCCGTGCTCATCCAGAGCTATTCGCAGTCCAGCATACTCTGGAGATTTGACGCTACACTTCAGCTTGTGGAGGAGCTGAGTCTTGCTACAGCAGATGACGCCGTCACCTGCTCGCTTTCCAAAGTGCTGTGCTGGTCTCGCAATGGCTCTCCCAGATTTGTGCAGGACGAGCTTGCTGACCCTTTTGTTTGTCTCGCAATTGACTCTCAAGGCATCAGGTCGATAGACAGAGTATCTGAGCTTTCAGCAACTTTGGCGGCCCAAATGTCCATTCACCCCAATGTACTATTAATAGAGCCGGTGGAGGCAATAAAGTCAATTGACATGGAATTCAAGGTATGTACCCTACTTATACTTAGACCTTTGATATCACCATTGACTGACATCCCCAGCTCGGGAGAAGTCGCTTACGCCTCCCCACTACAGCAAGTCTCAACGTCTGGAGCGCACCGCTGCCTGTGTCGAATCTTTTAAACATCAAAAACCATGAGCGCGAtgcagcctcggcctcatcTGCATCTTTGTCTTCCCATCTCGTCGCTACCAGCTTGGATCCACGCTATTGTACGGGAATCTCCTTGTTCGTCACAGCTACACCAGGTAGTAAAATAGTCGGTATATATGGACACAGTCATCGCGAATCGCGACACCCAGAGACGTTTGAGTATATGACCTCTTTTCACGGATGCCGGCTTATTTGGATATACATTCCTCTTGCTACCAACGACAAAATCCATGGTATTGGTGTCAGGCGTAGCGCTCCACTACGCGAGCCACACTCCATCACAGTAAGTCTTGAAGCTTAGAATTGGGAGACCATGTACCATTGAAGCTAACATCCATGTTTACGTGTAGTTACAAATGACCTCTGGACAATACATTGTTGGCATTCCACCAACAAAGGCCCCCGTCTATGAGACATTATATATAGCAGGGCAGCAACATCTTACACTCATTCATAGCAGCCCAAGCAACAGTGGCATCTCAGTCATTAAAGCTGATGCTGATCATCAGTTTAAATATTGTGGCATCCCTTCGGATGGACCGCCCGTGCCTGCTGCATGCTCGTCTTCAGCGCCACTAGAGAATATCTCAAGCATCCACGTCTTTACGGATGAGTCAACTAGACTATGCAAAGGCTTACTGATTGAGTATAACGATGGCTTGAAGAGATCTCTAGGGCAGTGCCGCCTAGGCATGGATTCTGTCCAAAGTTATAAGAAGCCATCAAGCATATCACATGCTAGTACCTATCAGCCGACATGTGAAAGGCATCTGGTGCCATGCAAGGGTGTACACGTTATTTTTGACTCTCAGAATCATCATTatggtgaagatgaagggtTAATATGGGAGCATTATGAGATGAAAGGGCAGTTATACTTTTGGTTTACGATGCATGAGGTTTATTTGAAGGTCTCTCAAGATTAGGCACTTTCTTAGACTATAGATAGgtacataggtaggtacctagtagtaggtactactagtagtactactagtagtatatcAGATTGAATTCTAGCTTTAGTCTACATTAAATACGcaagctaataaatatttgGTGCATTCATTTACGATATATATCTGGACTAGCATTACGACACAGTAAAGTCGTCATAAGATCAAAATTTTATACATTGTAACATGATAATCACAGTACGGGCTGCCGTCGCCTTTTGGCCCGAAATTGAAAGGTGACCCTATTCGCACAGCGCAGATATCTCCCATCAAGAGAATATACCTACCTAAAACGTATGGTATCGTCTCTTTaactattctttttttcttgaacAAGGAATATTTACTTGGAGGCCATTGAAATGCaaagtaaagtaaaataatacAACAAACACgatttttaatttccttgACCATATAGATTACTGGTCTCACTGTGTTTTCACCTTTGACTCACTATAAACAGTACTTGAATAAACATGTAATTTCATTACCCAAATACCTATGGATGTTAAGTACCTAGATGTAATAATTAAAATCCATGGACATAATAATTATGGGTCTGTTgttctttctctccatcacTGCTCTTATCAGCTATTGTGGCACGCAACTGTGCACATGCACAGCGCCTGCCCGTTTGCAACACCAACAGatgtttcttttcgtttccaGCAAGGCCCAgggcttttttctttctacctTTATATGACCATATTCATCATTTCGCAGCTACTCAAAGTACGCAATCTTGTCCGCCTACTGCAGTGGCGATCGTCCTTCTCCTGCCCACTCGTTGCAAAAAACAAATCGATTTAATCAAGACCAGCGATTAGCAAATCACCAGCAAGATGCCTCTGAATCATCGTCAGTCAAATCAAACCTCGGGTAAATTATGCGTATGGCTAATATTCCTCAGCATACAAGAAGCTCCCAGTGCCTGGCGATGCACCATTCGAACTGAAGCCGTCGCCCGGGAAGGGATGGGGAGCTTTTGCAAAGAGACGAATCAGCAAAGGAGCCACGATTTTGGCGGAAAAGCCGCTCCTTATTATCCAGAAGCCGGTCCAAGAGATTACA is part of the Trichoderma atroviride chromosome 1, complete sequence genome and encodes:
- a CDS encoding uncharacterized protein (EggNog:ENOG41) — translated: MPDRPLTTDAEESITMHTDCFKLCHQAFKSYTRDSSYKGDPKEEFRRLWLAATWRYAWKSMPPLKLPSHSTLIDPSPSLISKLCGFKKEFLPEIAVLIQSYSQSSILWRFDATLQLVEELSLATADDAVTCSLSKVLCWSRNGSPRFVQDELADPFVCLAIDSQGIRSIDRVSELSATLAAQMSIHPNVLLIEPVEAIKSIDMEFKKSLTPPHYSKSQRLERTAACVESFKHQKP